One window of Sinorhizobium numidicum genomic DNA carries:
- the gltX gene encoding glutamate--tRNA ligase → MADSAVRVRIAPSPTGEPHVGTAYIALFNYLFAKKHGGEFILRIEDTDATRSTPEFEQKVLDALKWCGLKWSEGPDIGGPYGPYRQSDRKHIYKPYVEKIVENGHGFRCFCTPERLEQMREAQRAAGKPPKYDGLCLNLSAEEVTSRVAAGEPHVVRMKIPAEGSCKFHDGVYGDVEIPWDAVDMQVLLKADDMPTYHMANVVDDHLMKITHVARGEEWLASVPKHILIYRYLGLEPPKFMHLSLMRNADKSKLSKRKNPTSISYYTALGYLPEALMNFLGLFFIQIADGEELLTIEELAEKFDPENLSKAGAIFDIQKLDWLNARWIREKLSEEEFAARVFTWAAENGRLKEGLKLSQSRISKLGELPDLAGFLFKSDLGLQPSAFAGVKSSPEELLEVLNTVQPDLEKILEWNKESIEAELRAVAERMGKKLKVIVAPLFVAVSGSQRSLPLFDSMELLGRAVVRQRLKVAAQVVASMGGSGK, encoded by the coding sequence ATGGCAGATTCAGCAGTCCGGGTGCGCATAGCACCCTCTCCCACCGGCGAGCCGCATGTCGGTACCGCCTACATCGCGCTGTTCAACTATCTCTTCGCAAAGAAGCACGGCGGCGAGTTCATTCTGCGCATCGAAGATACCGATGCGACGCGCTCGACGCCGGAATTCGAACAGAAAGTGCTCGATGCGCTAAAATGGTGCGGACTGAAATGGTCCGAAGGCCCCGATATCGGCGGCCCCTACGGCCCCTATCGCCAGAGCGACCGCAAGCACATCTACAAGCCCTACGTCGAGAAAATCGTCGAGAACGGCCACGGCTTCCGCTGCTTCTGTACGCCCGAGCGGCTGGAGCAGATGCGCGAGGCGCAGCGCGCCGCCGGCAAGCCCCCCAAGTACGACGGTCTCTGCCTCAACCTCTCGGCCGAGGAAGTTACATCGCGCGTCGCCGCCGGCGAACCGCATGTGGTGCGCATGAAGATCCCGGCGGAAGGCTCCTGCAAGTTCCACGATGGCGTCTATGGCGACGTCGAAATCCCGTGGGACGCGGTCGACATGCAGGTGCTGCTCAAGGCCGACGATATGCCGACCTACCACATGGCGAACGTGGTCGATGATCATCTGATGAAGATTACCCACGTCGCGCGCGGCGAAGAGTGGCTCGCTTCCGTCCCGAAGCACATCCTGATCTATCGGTATCTCGGCCTCGAACCGCCGAAGTTCATGCATCTGTCGCTGATGCGCAATGCCGACAAGTCGAAGCTGTCGAAGCGCAAGAATCCGACCTCGATCTCCTACTACACGGCGCTCGGCTACCTGCCGGAAGCGCTGATGAACTTCCTCGGCCTATTCTTCATCCAGATCGCCGACGGCGAGGAACTGCTGACGATCGAGGAACTGGCGGAGAAGTTCGATCCGGAAAACCTTTCCAAGGCCGGCGCGATCTTCGACATCCAGAAGCTCGATTGGCTGAACGCGCGCTGGATCCGCGAGAAGCTTTCCGAAGAGGAGTTCGCAGCACGCGTCTTCACCTGGGCGGCGGAAAACGGTCGCCTGAAGGAAGGTCTGAAGCTTTCGCAGTCCCGCATCTCCAAACTCGGCGAGCTGCCGGATCTCGCGGGCTTCCTGTTCAAATCGGATCTCGGCCTGCAGCCTTCGGCATTTGCCGGCGTAAAGTCCTCCCCGGAGGAATTGCTCGAAGTTCTGAACACTGTTCAGCCGGACCTCGAAAAGATCCTCGAATGGAATAAAGAGTCGATCGAGGCGGAATTGCGTGCCGTTGCCGAGCGCATGGGCAAGAAGCTCAAGGTGATCGTAGCGCCGCTCTTCGTCGCCGTATCGGGCTCGCAGCGTTCGCTGCCGCTGTTCGATTCGATGGAACTGCTCGGCCGCGCGGTCGTGCGTCAGCGCCTGAAGGTCGCGGCGCAGGTGGTCGCCTCGATGGGCGGCAGCGGAAAGTAA
- a CDS encoding cisplatin damage response ATP-dependent DNA ligase — protein MKAFAELLDRLVLTPQRNAKIRLLVDYFRSTPDPSRGYALAAIAGTLSLNTVKPHLIRDLLLERMDEVLFHYSYDYVGDLAETVSLAWEPPDGTAATDVSLGDVVERLQRAGRSEVRSLVRDMLDRLDTAGRFAFLKLVTGGLRIGVSARLAKQALAEMGGKDVSDIERLWHGLSPPYLPLFLWLSGEAEIPVLTTPAVFHSVMLATPVADGDLDALDPADFAAEWKWDGIRVQLANVGGVRRLYSRSGDEISGAFPEIVEAADFTGVIDGELLVGGTMRSNRATGSFADLQQRLNRKTVNRKLLEDYPAFIRGYDILFFGERDVRPEPFHVRREALSELIEGASPQHFDLSPLVPFSTWEELDRLRSNPPDPVIEGIMLKRLDSPYVAGRAKGPWFKWKRAPFNIDAVLMYAQRGHGKRSSYYSDFTFGVWAEGEEGTTLVPVGKAYFGFTDAELEILDRFVRDNTIERFGPVRAVRAEPDAGFVVEVAFEGLNRSTRHKSGVAMRFPRIARLRPDKLPRDADRLETLQAMIGTRA, from the coding sequence ATGAAGGCTTTCGCCGAACTGCTCGACCGCCTCGTCCTGACGCCGCAGCGAAACGCCAAGATACGGCTGCTCGTTGACTATTTTCGCAGCACGCCGGACCCAAGTCGCGGCTACGCGCTTGCCGCGATCGCCGGCACCCTGTCACTCAACACCGTCAAACCGCACCTGATCCGTGACCTCCTCCTCGAACGCATGGACGAGGTTCTCTTCCACTACTCCTACGATTATGTCGGCGATCTCGCGGAAACGGTTTCCCTGGCCTGGGAACCTCCGGATGGCACTGCCGCAACCGACGTTTCCCTCGGCGATGTTGTCGAACGGCTGCAGAGGGCGGGCCGTTCGGAAGTACGGTCGCTCGTGCGGGATATGCTGGATCGGCTCGATACTGCCGGCCGTTTCGCCTTTCTGAAGCTCGTCACCGGAGGTTTGAGGATCGGCGTCTCCGCGCGTCTTGCAAAACAGGCGCTGGCGGAAATGGGCGGCAAAGACGTCAGCGACATAGAAAGGCTCTGGCATGGGCTGTCGCCGCCTTATCTGCCGCTCTTTCTCTGGCTTTCCGGCGAAGCGGAAATACCGGTCCTCACGACGCCGGCGGTCTTCCATTCGGTCATGCTGGCAACGCCTGTCGCGGATGGCGATCTCGACGCCCTCGATCCCGCCGACTTCGCCGCCGAATGGAAATGGGATGGCATCCGCGTCCAGCTTGCCAATGTCGGCGGAGTGAGGCGGCTCTATTCGCGCAGCGGCGACGAGATTTCCGGCGCCTTTCCCGAAATCGTCGAAGCGGCAGACTTCACCGGCGTGATCGACGGCGAACTGTTGGTTGGCGGAACGATGCGCAGCAACCGCGCGACCGGAAGCTTCGCGGACCTGCAGCAGCGGCTGAACCGAAAGACCGTCAATCGCAAGCTGCTAGAGGACTATCCGGCGTTCATTCGCGGCTACGACATTCTTTTTTTCGGCGAACGCGACGTCCGGCCGGAACCTTTCCATGTCCGCCGCGAGGCCTTGTCCGAGCTTATAGAGGGCGCGTCACCGCAACATTTCGACCTGTCGCCGCTGGTGCCGTTCTCGACCTGGGAGGAACTGGACCGGCTGCGCTCGAACCCGCCGGATCCGGTGATCGAAGGCATCATGCTGAAGCGGCTGGATTCGCCCTACGTGGCCGGGCGCGCCAAGGGTCCCTGGTTCAAGTGGAAACGCGCGCCGTTCAACATCGACGCCGTGCTGATGTATGCACAGCGCGGCCACGGCAAGCGGTCCAGTTACTACTCCGATTTCACCTTCGGAGTGTGGGCGGAGGGAGAAGAAGGAACGACCCTCGTTCCGGTCGGCAAGGCCTATTTCGGCTTCACCGACGCCGAACTCGAGATACTCGATCGCTTCGTCCGCGACAATACGATCGAGCGCTTTGGCCCGGTGCGCGCGGTGCGCGCCGAGCCCGATGCCGGCTTCGTCGTCGAGGTTGCCTTCGAAGGCCTGAACCGCTCCACCCGCCACAAGTCGGGCGTGGCGATGCGCTTCCCGCGCATCGCGCGCCTGAGGCCTGACAAGCTGCCGCGGGACGCCGACAGGCTGGAGACGCTGCAGGCGATGATCGGGACGAGAGCGTAG
- a CDS encoding TerC family protein yields the protein MQEIMTLVQSPEAWVALITLIVMEVVLGIDNLIFISILTNKLPAENRVSARRIGIGLALIMRLALLGTIAWIVQLTQPVFAAFGHAFSWKDMILIAGGLFLVWKATKEIHHNVDPSDHDEDFIASSAINSFTAAIGQILLLDLVFSVDSIITAVGMTPHLPIMVVAVVVAVTVMLVAATPLANFIENNPTIVMLALAFLLMIGTTLIAEGMGFHVPKGYVYAAMAFSALVEALNMVARNARLKKQRAGKLH from the coding sequence ATGCAGGAAATCATGACGCTCGTCCAAAGCCCCGAGGCTTGGGTCGCTCTTATCACGCTCATTGTCATGGAAGTCGTGCTCGGCATCGACAACCTGATCTTCATCTCGATCCTCACCAACAAATTGCCTGCCGAGAACCGCGTCAGCGCCCGCCGCATAGGCATCGGCCTTGCCCTCATCATGCGATTGGCGCTGCTCGGCACGATCGCCTGGATCGTGCAACTGACCCAGCCGGTCTTCGCGGCCTTCGGCCACGCCTTTTCCTGGAAGGACATGATCCTGATTGCCGGCGGCCTTTTCCTGGTCTGGAAGGCAACCAAGGAAATTCACCACAACGTCGATCCAAGCGATCATGACGAGGATTTCATAGCGAGTTCGGCGATCAACAGCTTCACTGCCGCGATTGGCCAGATCCTGCTGCTCGACCTCGTCTTCTCCGTCGACAGCATCATCACCGCTGTCGGCATGACGCCGCATTTGCCGATCATGGTTGTCGCCGTCGTTGTCGCCGTAACCGTCATGCTGGTTGCAGCCACGCCGCTTGCCAATTTCATCGAGAACAATCCGACGATCGTGATGTTGGCGCTCGCCTTCCTGCTGATGATCGGGACGACGCTCATCGCGGAAGGCATGGGCTTCCACGTGCCGAAGGGCTATGTCTACGCGGCTATGGCGTTCTCAGCGCTGGTCGAAGCACTGAACATGGTCGCGCGCAATGCCCGCCTGAAGAAACAGCGGGCCGGCAAGCTGCATTGA
- the lysS gene encoding lysine--tRNA ligase, whose protein sequence is MNAKTENAGLSSDVTEVRAQKLDLLREQIGDVYPAHFHRTLTNVELAEKYAGLEPDTESGDTVTVAGRVYSSRNSGMFMDLHDASGKIQIFSHKDTTPEEARALLPMIDLGDIIGVTGDVRRTKRGELTVNAKEITMLCKSLLPMPEKYHGLADIETRYRKRHLDIMVNEESRLRFQQRSQIVSGIRRFLEDEGFLEVETPMLQPIYGGAAAEPFKTHHNTLKLDMYLRIAPELYLKRVLVSGLTDKVFEINRNFRNEGVSTRHNPEFTMMECYWAYADYEDMMGLVERMFESLALAVHGKTEFEFGDKQLSFKGPFPRVSMPTAVKDATGIDFLAIKTDEEARQAARNAGIEVEKDATWGEVLAFIFEEKFEATLIQPAHVIHFPKDISPFAKEVPGEPRLVERFETYCNGWEIGNAFSELNDPVEQRARMVEQMEQAHARGEKEKTLDEDFLDAMDQGMPPAGGLGIGVDRLIMLLTNSLSIRDIILFPARRHKGD, encoded by the coding sequence ATGAACGCGAAGACTGAGAACGCAGGCCTTTCCTCCGACGTAACGGAAGTGCGCGCCCAGAAGCTCGATCTCCTGCGCGAGCAGATCGGCGACGTCTATCCTGCGCATTTCCATCGCACGCTCACCAATGTGGAGCTTGCCGAGAAATATGCCGGGCTCGAACCGGACACCGAAAGCGGCGACACGGTGACGGTCGCCGGTCGCGTCTATTCCTCGCGCAATTCCGGCATGTTCATGGATCTCCATGACGCCTCGGGCAAGATCCAGATCTTCTCGCACAAGGACACGACGCCGGAAGAGGCACGCGCCTTGCTGCCGATGATCGACCTCGGCGACATCATCGGCGTCACCGGTGACGTGCGCCGCACGAAGCGGGGCGAGCTGACGGTGAACGCCAAAGAGATCACCATGCTCTGCAAGTCGCTCCTGCCGATGCCCGAGAAGTACCACGGGCTTGCCGACATCGAGACCCGCTATCGCAAGCGCCATCTCGACATCATGGTCAACGAGGAATCAAGGCTGCGCTTCCAGCAGAGAAGTCAGATCGTGTCCGGCATTCGCCGTTTCCTCGAGGACGAAGGCTTCCTGGAGGTGGAGACGCCGATGCTGCAGCCGATCTATGGCGGCGCGGCGGCCGAGCCCTTCAAGACCCATCACAACACGCTGAAGCTCGACATGTATCTGCGCATCGCGCCCGAGCTTTACCTCAAGCGCGTGCTGGTGTCCGGTCTTACCGACAAGGTCTTCGAGATCAACCGCAACTTCCGCAACGAAGGCGTCTCCACCCGGCACAATCCGGAATTCACGATGATGGAGTGCTATTGGGCCTATGCCGACTACGAGGACATGATGGGCCTTGTCGAACGCATGTTCGAGAGCCTGGCGCTGGCCGTGCACGGCAAGACCGAGTTCGAGTTCGGCGACAAGCAATTGTCCTTCAAGGGCCCCTTCCCCCGCGTTTCAATGCCGACCGCTGTCAAGGATGCCACCGGCATCGATTTCCTCGCCATCAAGACCGACGAGGAAGCCCGGCAGGCTGCTCGCAATGCCGGCATTGAAGTGGAGAAGGATGCGACCTGGGGCGAAGTGCTCGCCTTCATTTTCGAAGAAAAATTCGAAGCGACGCTGATCCAGCCGGCGCATGTCATCCACTTCCCGAAGGATATCTCTCCCTTCGCCAAGGAGGTGCCCGGCGAGCCGCGGCTCGTCGAACGCTTCGAGACCTATTGCAACGGCTGGGAAATCGGCAATGCCTTCTCCGAGCTCAATGATCCGGTGGAGCAGCGCGCCCGCATGGTCGAGCAGATGGAACAGGCTCATGCTCGCGGTGAGAAGGAAAAGACGCTGGACGAGGACTTCCTTGACGCCATGGACCAGGGCATGCCGCCGGCCGGCGGTCTCGGCATCGGCGTCGACCGGCTGATCATGCTCTTGACCAACTCGCTGTCGATTCGCGACATCATTCTGTTCCCGGCCCGCCGCCACAAGGGCGACTAG
- a CDS encoding nucleoside hydrolase, whose product MHKVIFDTDPGVDDAMALLFLHRHPEIDLIGITTVFGNASVETTTRNALFLKHAWNIAAPVAKGLGETLNPDRSHVGWPTGIHGEDGLGNIDVPEAIDMPLDPRPAHRFIIDTVRANPGQVTLVAVGRMTNLALALRDDPEVAALVKEVVIMGGAFDVPGNITPAAEANIHGDPEAADAVMTASWPVTVIGLDVTTKTVMTRAKLIDIAARGGASAKLLSDISQFYITFYEQHVDDGMIVHDSCACVYVVAPHLFRTRSGSIRVLCGGIADGQTIQKPYGRLFPPNPWDGLPSQNACVGIEAEAVLKLIGDTLANGR is encoded by the coding sequence ATGCATAAGGTTATTTTCGATACGGATCCCGGCGTCGACGACGCAATGGCGCTTCTCTTCCTGCACCGCCACCCCGAAATCGATCTCATCGGCATCACCACGGTTTTCGGCAATGCCTCGGTCGAGACGACGACGCGCAACGCGCTCTTCCTGAAGCATGCCTGGAATATCGCGGCTCCCGTCGCGAAGGGGCTAGGCGAAACACTCAATCCTGATCGATCCCATGTCGGCTGGCCGACCGGCATCCATGGCGAGGATGGGCTCGGCAATATCGACGTACCGGAGGCGATCGATATGCCGCTCGACCCCCGCCCGGCTCACCGCTTCATCATCGATACGGTGCGCGCGAACCCCGGTCAGGTGACGCTGGTCGCGGTCGGCCGGATGACCAACCTGGCGCTTGCCCTGCGTGACGATCCGGAAGTTGCCGCACTCGTCAAGGAGGTCGTGATCATGGGCGGCGCCTTCGACGTTCCGGGCAATATCACGCCCGCCGCGGAGGCCAACATCCACGGCGACCCGGAGGCGGCCGATGCCGTGATGACTGCGTCCTGGCCCGTGACGGTCATCGGCCTCGATGTGACGACGAAGACCGTGATGACGCGCGCCAAGTTGATCGACATCGCCGCCCGCGGCGGAGCTTCGGCCAAGCTCCTCTCCGATATCTCGCAGTTCTACATCACCTTTTACGAGCAGCATGTCGACGACGGCATGATCGTTCATGACAGTTGCGCCTGTGTCTATGTCGTCGCACCGCACCTGTTTCGTACCCGCAGCGGCTCCATCCGCGTTCTCTGCGGCGGCATCGCCGATGGCCAGACGATCCAGAAGCCGTATGGCCGGCTGTTCCCGCCGAACCCCTGGGACGGCCTTCCGAGCCAGAATGCCTGCGTCGGCATCGAGGCCGAGGCCGTACTGAAGCTCATCGGCGATACGCTTGCGAACGGTCGCTGA
- a CDS encoding NAD(P)/FAD-dependent oxidoreductase, translating to MARIGIVGAGIIGCASAAHLIAQGHEVTVFEKDIGGLPASVGNAGILAVPEIDPLARPDMLFSAPKWLVDPLGPLTLRWADLPALTPWLIRFLLSARPAQVEHSREALLGLMRGALAAHEQMATLCGISGHVKPTGALTLFDRAAALDTAFRHEETTARLLGFAVERLDAPAVRNRVPALEGKFAGGVFNSGYQTFLDPLRLLRDLQDHLRRHGTLVETSVDAIQQRADGIAVIAADGKRHVFDKVVIAAGIWSRTLVRKLGLRVLLETERGYNTTLDDPTLTLEMPVFFAEHGFVATPLRNALRIGGAVELARPEAPANFARAAAMRQKMRRYVPALPETGGREWMGRRPSTPDSIPVISLHPNDPRIAMAFGHGHLGLTLSAITGAKVADLFSNGESAELAPFSIARFQ from the coding sequence ATGGCGCGTATCGGAATAGTTGGAGCAGGCATCATCGGTTGCGCCTCGGCGGCCCATCTCATCGCTCAGGGTCACGAGGTCACTGTTTTCGAAAAGGACATCGGCGGTCTCCCTGCATCGGTCGGCAATGCCGGCATTCTCGCGGTGCCGGAAATCGATCCGCTCGCCCGCCCCGATATGCTTTTCTCGGCGCCGAAATGGCTTGTCGATCCGCTCGGACCTTTAACCTTGCGCTGGGCGGATCTTCCCGCGCTTACGCCCTGGCTGATCCGCTTTCTCCTGTCGGCCCGGCCCGCACAGGTCGAGCACTCTCGCGAGGCTCTGCTCGGCCTGATGCGCGGCGCACTCGCCGCCCACGAACAAATGGCCACGCTCTGCGGTATCTCCGGCCACGTGAAGCCGACGGGCGCGCTCACGCTCTTCGACAGGGCGGCTGCCCTCGACACTGCATTCCGGCACGAAGAGACAACGGCCCGCCTGCTCGGCTTTGCCGTGGAGCGCCTCGACGCTCCTGCCGTCCGCAATCGCGTTCCGGCTCTCGAGGGCAAGTTCGCCGGCGGCGTCTTCAACAGCGGATATCAGACGTTTCTCGATCCGCTGAGGCTGCTGCGCGATCTGCAGGACCATCTGCGCCGGCACGGCACGCTCGTTGAAACCAGCGTTGACGCCATTCAACAGCGGGCAGACGGAATTGCGGTAATTGCCGCCGACGGCAAACGGCATGTTTTCGACAAGGTGGTGATCGCTGCCGGCATCTGGTCGCGCACGCTTGTCCGTAAGCTCGGCCTGAGGGTGTTGCTCGAAACGGAGCGCGGCTATAACACCACCCTCGACGATCCCACCCTGACGTTGGAAATGCCGGTTTTCTTCGCCGAGCATGGCTTCGTCGCAACGCCGCTCCGCAACGCTCTGCGCATCGGCGGCGCCGTGGAACTCGCCCGGCCGGAAGCGCCCGCGAACTTCGCCCGCGCTGCCGCAATGCGGCAGAAGATGCGGCGCTACGTTCCCGCACTGCCGGAGACCGGCGGCAGGGAGTGGATGGGCAGGCGCCCTTCGACGCCGGACTCGATTCCGGTGATCAGTCTTCACCCGAACGACCCGCGCATCGCCATGGCGTTCGGCCACGGTCATCTTGGCTTGACGCTTTCCGCGATCACCGGCGCGAAAGTCGCCGATCTATTTTCCAACGGCGAGAGCGCCGAGCTTGCGCCCTTCAGCATCGCCCGCTTCCAATAG
- a CDS encoding ligase-associated DNA damage response exonuclease, protein MKPDELLYPAPKGLYCAKGDFYIDPVQPVERALITHGHSDHARAGHGHVLATRETLDIMRVRYGDPFCGASQIASFGETIAINEARIRFHPAGHVLGSAQISVEAYGTRVVVSGDYKRRPDPTCTPFEPVLCDVFITEATFGLPVFHHPNDEREINRLLLSLKQFPERSHVVGAYALGKAQRLIALLRRQGYDAPVHIHGALAKLCEYYQGQGIDLGEIRPATLGRESRQDFAGAIIIGPPSAFADRWARRFADPLAVFASGWMLIRQRAKQRGVELPLVISDHCDWAELTQTIKEITPSEVWVTHGREEALVRWCELQGIPARPLHLVGYDDEGE, encoded by the coding sequence ATGAAACCGGACGAGCTGCTCTACCCCGCCCCAAAAGGTCTCTACTGCGCCAAGGGAGACTTCTATATCGACCCTGTACAGCCGGTCGAGCGCGCGCTCATTACGCACGGACATAGTGACCACGCCCGTGCCGGACACGGCCACGTGCTCGCAACCCGCGAAACGCTGGACATCATGCGCGTCCGCTACGGCGATCCTTTTTGCGGTGCAAGTCAGATCGCATCCTTCGGCGAAACGATCGCCATCAATGAGGCCAGAATCCGTTTCCACCCGGCCGGCCACGTGCTCGGCTCGGCGCAGATTTCCGTCGAGGCGTATGGGACGCGGGTCGTCGTGTCCGGCGACTATAAGCGACGGCCGGACCCGACCTGCACGCCTTTCGAACCGGTCCTCTGCGACGTCTTCATTACAGAGGCCACGTTCGGACTGCCGGTCTTTCACCACCCGAATGACGAGAGAGAGATCAACCGCCTGCTCCTCTCGTTGAAGCAGTTTCCCGAGCGCTCCCACGTGGTCGGTGCCTATGCACTCGGCAAGGCACAAAGGCTCATCGCCCTACTCCGCCGGCAGGGCTACGACGCGCCGGTCCATATCCATGGGGCGCTGGCGAAACTCTGTGAGTACTACCAGGGGCAAGGCATCGATCTCGGAGAAATTCGCCCGGCGACGCTTGGCCGCGAGAGCCGGCAGGATTTCGCGGGGGCCATCATCATAGGCCCGCCATCTGCCTTCGCCGACCGCTGGGCACGGCGCTTCGCCGATCCGCTCGCCGTCTTCGCCTCCGGCTGGATGCTCATTCGCCAGCGCGCCAAGCAACGCGGCGTCGAACTGCCGCTCGTCATATCCGACCACTGCGACTGGGCCGAACTGACGCAGACGATCAAGGAAATCACACCGAGCGAGGTCTGGGTGACGCATGGGCGCGAGGAGGCGCTGGTGCGTTGGTGCGAGTTGCAGGGCATCCCGGCGCGCCCGCTGCATCTCGTGGGTTACGACGACGAGGGAGAATGA